In Juglans regia cultivar Chandler chromosome 13, Walnut 2.0, whole genome shotgun sequence, the following proteins share a genomic window:
- the LOC108988354 gene encoding caffeic acid 3-O-methyltransferase-like, whose protein sequence is MSLSENNNAIRIAQQQELNEEEEAGKLAVRLANGVILPMVLKSALELNLIDIISDAGIGVFLSPSEIAARLPTKNPDTPVLLDRMLRLLASYSILKYSLRTREDGEIERLYGVAPICKFLVKNPHGGSVAPLFLLHHDKVFMESWYHMNDAILDGGIPFNRAYGMTAFEYPGTDERFNRVFNQAMSNHTNLIMKKILDVYKGFEGLKVLVDVGGGVGVTLNRITSKYPQIKGINFDLPHVLTDAPSYPGVDHVGGDMFDSVPCGDAIFMKWILHDWSDEHCLRLLKNCWKALPKSGKVIIVESILPVAPESKVSSNIVFEQDLFMLAQNPGGKERTQKEFEALALKSGFSGCEVICCAYNSWVMEFHKRADP, encoded by the exons ATGAGTTTATCCGAGAACAACAACGCGATCCGGATAGCCCAACAACAAGAActtaatgaagaagaagaagcgggCAAACTGGCCGTCCGGTTAGCGAATGGAGTGATACTTCCGATGGTTCTGAAGTCTGCCCTCGAGCTCAACCTCATCGACATAATCTCAGATGCCGGCATCGGCGTGTTCCTCTCACCTTCTGAGATCGCGGCTCGGCTACCCACCAAGAATCCGGACACGCCTGTTCTGCTGGACCGGATGCTACGGCTCTTGGCGAGCTATTCCATACTCAAGTACTCCCTCCGGACCCGAGAGGACGGAGAGATCGAGAGACTGTATGGTGTGGCACCCATTTGCAAGTTCCTTGTTAAGAATCCTCATGGGGGCTCTGTTGCTCCTCTTTTCCTGTTGCACCATGACAAGGTCTTCATGGAGAGTTG GTACCACATGAATGATGCTATACTAGACGGCGGGATTCCTTTCAACAGAGCCTACGGAATGACAGCATTTGAATACCCAGGAACGGATGAAAGGTTCAATCGGGTATTCAACCAAGCAATGTCAAACCACACTAACTTGATCATGAAGAAGATACTCGATGTGTACAAAGGGTTTGAAGGCCTCAAAGTGTTGGTTGATGTTGGTGGTGGAGTTGGAGTTACCCTGAACAGAATCACTTCCAAATATCCTCAGATCAAGGGCATCAATTTTGATCTGCCTCATGTTTTAACTGATGCACCTTCTTATCCAG GTGTGGATCATGTTGGGGGAGATATGTTTGATAGTGTTCCATGTGGAGATGCTATTTTCATGAAG TGGATACTCCATGATTGGAGTGATGAGCATTGCTTAAGACTTCTCAAAAACTGCTGGAAAGCACTTCCCAAATCTGGAAAAGTGATCATTGTGGAATCAATTCTTCCTGTGGCTCCTGAGAGTAAGGTTTCATCAAATATTGTCTTTGAGCAAGATTTGTTTATGTTAGCTCAAAACCCTGGAGGAAAAGAGAGGACCCAAAAAGAGTTCGAGGCATTAGCTTTAAAATCTGGGTTTTCTGGCTGTGAGGTCATATGCTGTGCTTACAACAGCTGGGTTATGGAGTTCCACAAGAGAGCAGATCCTTAA